A segment of the Entomomonas moraniae genome:
CACTTTTAACATTGTCTACTTCATCTCTGATCTGACCTTCTAAAGAGTCATCAGTGCTTTCAGTTGTATTGTCTCTATGGGTTTGCTCTGCACCACCTTGAATTTCTTCCTCACGCGTTTTTCCTGGCTGGAAGTCTCCAGAAAGGCTAACTAGCTGATTGTTTTCATTGAAGAATAAGGTAATGTTTTCTTGGTGCATGGTTCCACCGCCGGGTTGAATACTATAAATATAGTCCCAGCGATTTGCATGAAATGGATCTAGAATCAGCGGTGTTCCCATTAAGTAATTCACTTGAGCACGATTCATGCCAGGCCGTAATTGGTTGACCATGTCTTGGGTAATAATATTACCTTGTTGAATATCAATTTTATAAACACTCGGGAAACAGCCTGACAGTGTTAATAGGCTTATCAGTAGACTACCTATCAGGATAAATTTTGATTTTTGCATTAGCAATGGACTTCCACTATATTATAGTATCTAATAAAAAATAGTATGATACCTTTATTATAGTCTATTGCGAAGAGTAAAGTGAGAAACATATGGTAGAAAATAGTGAATTAAGAAAAGCAGGCTTGAAAGTTACATTGCCGAGAGTCAAAATTCTTCAACTTTTGGATGCTGCTGAAAGCCGTCATATGAGTGCAGAAGATGTTTACAAATCACTGATGGAGTCAGGTGAAGACGTTGGATTAGCGACAGTGTATCGTGTTCTAACTCAATTTGAATCTGCAGGTTTAGTCGTTCGCCATAATTTTGATGGTGGGCATGCTGTTTTTGAATTGGGCGATGGCGATCACCACGATCATATGGTTTGTGTTGATACGGGAGAGGTCATTGAGTTTGTTGATAAAGAAATTGAGGAGTTACAACACACCATTGCAAAGCGGCATGGCTTTGACCTTGTAGATCATAATCTTGTACTTTACGTTAAAAAGAAAGAAAAATAAAAAGTAGTTGTTTGTCTGATAGCTAATAAAGGGTGTGAAATCAGTCTCCTTTAAAGCGCTGAGATCAATATGCCAGAGAATATTTAGTATAATTTTGATTTATACTAATGACTCTAAGAAAAAAAATGCTTTTTACTTTGTAACCATATATATTAGTGTAATTACAAACGCAATAAGGGGCTTATATGAAGAGTAATAAGGTACTTTGTCAAATTCCGTGGCTAATTCTTGCCATTGTGGGGGCATGTTGTCTTGGTGTTGTGGCATTAAGAAGAGGGGAAGCAATTAGTGCGCTATGGATTATAGTCGCAGCTATTTCAGTTTATTTAATAGCCTATCGTTATTATAGCCTTTATATTGCAAAGTATGTTATGCAGTTAGATCCTTCAAGGGCCACCCCCGCGGTTGTTAATAATGATGGTTTAAATTATGTACCAACAAATCGTTATGTTTTGTTTGGTCACCACTTTGCTGCTATTGCTGGTGCAGGGCCATTAGTTGGGCCAGTTTTAGCCGCTCAAATGGGTTATCTTCCCGGTGTATTATGGATTTTGGCGGGAGTTGTTTTAGCTGGTGCTGTACAGGACTTTATAGTTCTATTTTTATCAGCAAGACGTAATGGTAGCTCGTTAGGTGAAATGATTAAAGAGGAAATGGGGCCAGTAGCAGGAACCATTGGATTGTTTGGTTGTTTCCTTATAATGATTATTATTTTGGGTGTTTTATCACTCATTGTAGTTAAAGCATTAGCAGATAGCCCTTGGGGCGTATTTACAGTTTTCTCAACTGTACCGATAGCCCTTTTTATGGGTGTTTATATGCGTTTTCTTCGCCCTGGTAGAGTGGGAGAAGTCGCTGTTATTGGGATAATTTTGTTGGTGTTGGCTATTTGGTTTGGTGGCGTTATTGCTCATGATCCTGAATTAGCACATTATCTAACTTTCAAAGATACAACGCTTACTTTTATTTTGATTGGTTATGCGTTTGTTTCAGCTATGTTGCCTGTTTGGGTTATCTTGGCTCCACGTGATTATTTAGCAACTTTCTTAAAGATTGGTGTAATTGTAGGGTTAGCAATTGGTATTGTTATTTTAAGACCTGATTTAAAAATGCCTGCATTGACCGACTATATTAGTGGCGGAGGCCCTGTATGGGGGGGCGCAGTATTCCCATTCTTATTTATTACTATTGCATGTGGTGCCGTTTCAGGGTTCCACGCTTTAATTTCTTCAGGTACAACACCTAAACTATTAGCGAACGAAACAGATGCTCGTTTTATTGGTTATGGTGCTATGTTGATGGAGTCTTTTGTTGCGATTATGGCGCTTATCGCAGCGTGTATTATTGACCCTGGTTTGTATTTCGTAATGAATACTCCACCAGCAACACTTGGCTTTTCAATGCCGGATCTTCATAATTTAGGCTCTGCTGATGGGCAAATGATTCTTGCTTCTCTACATGATGTAACCATTCAAGCAGCAGAAAAAGTCAGTTCATGGGGCTTTGTGATTACACCCAATGAAATATTGCAAACAGCAAAAGATATTGGTGAACCTTCTGTTCTTAATCGTGCAGGTGGTGCGCCAACGTTAGCTGTTGGTATTGCTCATGTATTCCATAAGATTATTCCATTTACGGATATGGGCTTCTGGTATCACTTTGCTATCTTGTTTGAGGCATTATTTATTTTAACCGCATTAGATGCAGGAACCCGTTCTGGGCGTTTCATGTTACAAGATTTGTTAGGTAACTTTGTTCCTGTATTGAAAAAGACAGATTCCATTTGGGCTAGTCTAATTGGTACTGCGGGTTGTGTCGGTTTATGGGGATACTTGCTTTACCAAGGTGTTGTCGATCCATTAGGTGGTGTGAAGAGTCTATGGCCTCTATTTGGTATCTCTAATCAAATGTTAGCAGCTGTTGCACTTGTGTTAGGTACTGTTGTTCTGATTAAAATGAAACGTGCTAAATACACATGGGTAACGATTATACCTGCAGTTTGGTTATTAATTATTACCACGTGGGCAAACTTTATTAATATCCCAGGCTTTATTAATACAGCGAAGAGTCAACAAAAAGATGCTGTAAGATTTGAGCAAAATATTGGTGATATTAGAACAGCGCTTCAATCGGCTCAAAGTAATGGTGGCGAAACCATTTCTATTAGTACCACATTGGCTCCTTATACTAGTGCAAAAACCTTAAGTGTTTCTCTATCTGAGGCTGAGCAAGTGATTACGGTATTAAAAAATAAGCTAGCCGATAAAGACTATGCCGTTATCAATAACATGGTAGCACATAAAGAAGATGTTCAAAGTTTAGCCACTTTAGTTGCTAATGCAGAAGCTTCTAATAAGCCTGTTGTTAATATTGATAAACGCTTTGTTCCATTAATTAATGATCCACAAATAACTGTACCAGTTGCTGATGGTGATTTAGTGATTAAATCGCTAGAAAATAAAATACAAGATGCAGGACATATTGTACGTAACAATTATACAAATCTTGTATTAACTATTTTATTCTTACTAGTGGTTTATAGTTTATTATTCTACGGTATCGTTACAGGTATTAAAGGTTTTATGAACCCTAATCGTTCTGATCAGGAAACGCCTTATGTACCTGTTCCTGAAGGTGGTGTGAAAATCTCGACATCACACTAGTTGAGATATTCTAAGCACCTCATTGTTATGGGGTGCTTATGGAGAAATAAGATGTTTGGAAATTTAGGTAAGGCCAGTAAATACCTCGGCCAAGCTGCACGTATGATGATTGGTATCCCTGATTATGATAACTATGTAGCTCATATGAAAAAAAATCATCCAGACAAACCTGTCATGACTTATGAGGAATTTTTTAAAGAGCGCCAAGAGGCACGTTATGGCGGTAAAGGCAAAGGTGGTTTTCGATGTTGTTAATGAAATAATATAATGTAAGGGCATTTATGGCTATTCCTGCGACAATATTAACAGGCTTTTTAGGCTCTGGAAAAACGACACTTTTACAACATATCCTTAAAGAACAACACGGTTATAAAATCGCAGTTATTGAGAATGAGTTTGGAGAGGTCGCTGTTGATACCTCTTTGTTAGGTGATAGAGCCACTAATATTACAACGTTAAGCAATGGCTGTATTTGTTGCAGTAGTCAGAATGAGTTGTCTGATGCACTATATGATTTGCTAGACTCAATAGATGATGGTAGCCTTTCTTTTGATTATTTAATTATAGAATGTACTGGAATGGCTGATCCTGGGCCAATTCTTCAAACATTCTTTTCATCAGAAGTACTATCTGAGCGTTATTTGCTTGATGGTGTGATTACTTTGGTCGATGCTGTACATGCAATGCAGCAGCTTGATCAGTTTTCAATTGCACAAGCCCAAGTTGGGTATGCCGATCGTATTTTGATTACAAAAACTGATGTTAATCCAGACACCAAAGCGTTAGAACAACGACTTAAGCAAATTAATATCAGAGCACCCCAGTATAAAGTTATTCAAGGGCAAATCGATTTAAGCTTATTGTTTAATATTGAAGGCTTTATTTTAAATGATCAATTGTCAAGCAACACCTTGATCTTTAATCCAGTAACGCCTGTTCAGCAAGCAATGGCTATTCAATCATTTGTCATTAGGTTAACAAAACCATTGGAGTTATCTAAAATATCTGAGTTTATGGATGAGCTTTTAGTAACGTATGGTGATCAAATTTTACGTTATAAAGGGCTTTTAGCGATTCAAGATGATGATCGTCGACTTTTATTCCAAGGTGTACAAAGGTTATACAGTGCAGATTGGGATAAAGAATGGCAAGCAGACGAAAAGAGAGAGAGTATACTTGTTTTTATTGGGCTAAATTTGCCTGAGCAAGAGATTAGACAAGGGTTTGATAATTTATAAAAGGATTAGTATGCATATTCGAGCTATTGTAATTACATTGCTCACTGTTTTTTTTGTAGGTTGTATGAATAAGCAAACAGTGCAGGAGCCTTTCGTTATTAATGGTGAAACAGCATGCCAGTCGATTAACCTTAGGCTTAATCAGCAGTTAACAGTTCGCCTTAAAGCTAATCCTACAACGGGTTATCAATGGGTATTAAAGCAGCAACCAAGTTTTTTGAAAATCATTAATGCTGATGTTTATCAACAAGATAGTCATCCAGAAGGAATGGTAGGAGTTGGTGGGCAAACAACATGGTCGTTTCAAGCTCAAGCAAAGGGAAGTGATGCGTTAATATTGATTTATCAGCGGCCTTGGGAGAAAGAGCAGGTTGCTGAAACCTTTGAATGCGTTATAAACGTTAACTAGGGTCTTAGTTACATTTCTAAAAAGCTGTTGTTACCGTTGAGATATTGCTCAATGGCTTTGGCTGGTGACGTAGATGCAATATTACCTACCAGCACATAGTTTTTTTTAATAAGATTTTGTTCTCTTAATTTATTACCGAATACACCTAATATTATTCGTAGGGGGGTTCCAATGATAAAGCTAATATTATTCATGGTATTAATAACTTGATCATCAGGCAAACCTTGTAAACTAGGTGTTAAGAAAATAACGATAAGAAGCGTTACGACAAAAATAATAGCCGCTACGCCCCATAACTGTTTTATAAGTGCCCATAAAATATCAAAGAAGAACGCAGGCCAAGACCAGCCTTGTTTGACTGCTTCATAGCTATCTGAAGAACTTTTAAAAATTTTATAGTCATTCATATCGTTTTATCTAAGCAGCTTTCTAGCAATGGATTAATAAAAGTTAATCCATTGCTATTAGTTGTTACTTGTCCAGTGAGCGCATGTGAGGGAATAAAATTACATCTCTAATAGATGGCGAATCGGTCAGTAACATTACCAATCTATCAATCCCAATACCTTCTCCCGTTGTTGGAGGCATCCCATATTCTAGTGCATTGATGAAATCAGCATCATAATGCATGGCCTCATCATCACCGGCATCTTTTTCTTTCACTTGTTGCATGAAGCGTTCTGCTTGGTCTTCTGCATCGTTAAGTTCTGAGTAAGCATTAGCAATTTCACGTCCGCCAATAAATAACTCGAAACGATCAGTAACGGTAGGATCTTCATCATTACGACGTGCTAATGGTGATACTTCAAATGGGTAGCGTGTGATAAATGTTGGTTGTTCTAGTTTATGTTCAACTAGCTCTTCAAAAATCATGGTTTGTAGTTTGCCTAAGCCTTCATAACCTTTCACATCAGCCCCTGCCTTTTTAGCAATAGCGCGGGCTTTTTCAACAGAGCGTAAATCGTCAGCAGTAATTTCAGGGTTATATTTTAAAATTGAGTCAACAACAGAGAGACGTGCAAAAGGTTCACCAAAATGGAAAACTTTACCTTGATAAGGTACATCGGTTGTGCCTAATACAGCTAAAGCAAGCTCACGGAATAACTCTTCTGTTAAATCCATGTTGTCTTCGTAATCAGCATAAGCCTGATACCATTCAATCATTGTGAACTCAGGATTATGGCGAGTAGAAACGCCTTCATTTCGGAAGTTACGATTCACTTCGAAGACTTTTTCAAAACCACCCACAACTAAACGTTTTAAATAAAGCTCAGGTGCTATACGCAAGAACATATCCATATCTAATGCATTATGATGGGTTTGGAAAGGCTTAGCAGATGCTCCACCAGGAATGCTATGTAGCATTGGGGTTTCTACTTCCATAAAGTCGCGTTCAGTTAGAAACTTGCGAATATGATTAATAACTTGTGAGCGTGTTTTGAATACATGGCGAACTTCTTCATTAACGATTAAGTCAACATAGCGTTGGCGGTAACGCATTTCTGTATCGGTTAAACCATGATGCTTATCAGGTAATGGGCGTAGTGATTTAGTAAGTAAGCGCACATTTTGTAAATGGATAAATAAATCACCTTTGTTAGAGCGTGAAAGATAACCTTCTGCTGCTATGATATCGCCTAAGTCCCATGTCTTAATGTCAGTTAGGGTTTCTTCAGGTAAATTTTTGCGGTCTACATAAAGTTGAATACGGCTTGTCATGTCTTGAATAACCATGAAAGCCCCGCGGTTTAGCATTAAACGGCCCGCAATTTTAATTGTTTTTTTATCAGCTTCTAGCGCTTCTTTATCTTTTCCTTCACCAAAGGCTAGTAAGTCTGCAATATAACTATTACGGCGAAAGTCATTAGGAAATGCAACGGGTTGCTTTTCACGGATGGCCGCTAGCTTTTCTTTACGTTGAGCAATGAGTTTGTTTTCATCTAGCTGTTGTGTGTTTTGTTCAGTCATCTTCTTTCTCGTTGATATGCTTAAAGTTAGAGGCCTTGTTTTAAACTTGCTTCAATAAATTTATCTAAATCACCGTCTAATACGGCATCACAGTTAGTATTTTCAACACCTGTTCTTAGGTCTTTAATACGCGATTGATCCAATACATAAGAGCGGATTTGGCTACCCCAGCCAATATCTGATTTTGTATCTTCTAATGCTTGGGCAGCAGCATTACGCTTTTGCATTTCTAATTCATATAACTTAGCACGTAACATCTTCATCGCATAGTCTTTGTTCGCATGTTGGGAGCGTTCATTTTGACAGCTGACCACCGTATTGGTAGGGATATGTGTAATACGTACGGCAGAGTCGGTGGTATTAACGTGCTGACCACCTGCACCTGATGAACGGTAGGTATCGATCCTTAAGTCGGCAGGGTTAATATCAATTTCGATATTATCATCGATTTCAGGTGATACGAATACAGCTGCAAAAGAAGTATGACGGCGGTTACCTGAGTCGAAAGGGCTTTTTCTCACTAAACGATGAACACCAATTTCAGTCCGTAACCAACCAAAAACATATTCTCCTTCAATATGAATGGTGGCTGATTTTATTCCTGCAACCTCACCTTCTGAGAGCTCAACAATTTTACTTTTAAAACCATGGCTGTCAGACCAGCGTAAATACATGCGCAGTAGCATGTTAGCCCAGTCTTGAGCCTCTGTGCCACCAGATCCAGATTGTATATCTAAATAAGCATTGTTTGGGTCCATTTCTCCGCTGAACATGCGGCGAAACTCTAATGCTTCCATTGTAGAAGTAAGGCGTTTTACTTCTTTTTCAATATCTGCAACGGCCGTCTCGTCATTTTCTTCGACAGCCATTTCTAGTAATTCGTGGGCGTCAGCAAGGCCATTAGACATTTCATCTAAGGTAGTCACGATATGTTCGAGTTGAGAACGCTCTTTTCCTAAGCTTTGTGCTTGCTCAGGATTATTCCATATATTAGGATCTTCAAGTTCACGTGTTACTTCGATTAATCGATCTTTTTTAAGATCGTAGTCAAAGATACCCCCGAATAGCTTCGGTGCGCTCGGTTAGATCTTTTATTGCATTGACAATAGGATTAACTTCCATCAGATTAGCCTATTAATATAACAGTGTGAAAGCTGTTAATTATAACTGTTTTATAGCTAAAATGGCTATTATTGTATTAATGGATAACGTAAATAATAATGAGTAAGGTGAAAGAATTAATAAAAAAGCCAATTGGTTGTTTATTTTTGGGCTTTATTTTTTGCTTTTTGGGCTTCATGGATGGAGGTCTTGTACTACAACTGTGCATTTTATTTTTCGTAGGTATTTATTTTTTAGGGCTATTTGTTCAAACATTATTTAATAAACAGTGGCGTATTTTCGGTAAAAATCTTTGTATTTGGATAGTTGCAGTGGTTATTGGTATGGCAGGTCAGTACTATTTATATAAAAGTTGGTTAAATGAAGCGAATCAAGTGGTTGAAGTTTTACAGGATTATCAGCAAAAATACGGGCAATACCCCAATAAAGAGAAGTTTTACCAGTTATTAAATGCTAAACAATTAAGATTAATTAAACGGCCAGGTTATATTTTTGAAGAAGATGCAGAGTTTCCCTTTCTGATCTATGCCAGTCCAAATATGGTTTTTGGCGCAAATCGATATGATTTTAAATTACGGCAATGGGAATATTTGAGTGGTGATTGATATTCCCTTGTGTGTTTTAAACACAAGGGAATAAGGCTTAGAATTGGCTTCTGTCTAAATTTGTCATCGCTAATGGATTGACCCATTCATTAAAATCTTTTTCTGAGACTAGTTTCAGTTCAAGTGCTACTTGTTTTAGACTTTTATTTTCTTTGTGGGCGGTTTTTGCGATCAGTGCTGCTTTATCGTAGCCAATGTGTTTGTTTAAGGCGGTGACTAACATTAAGTTATTTTCAAGGTGTTTATTAATAACAGGTAAATTAGGTTCGATACCCACAGCACAATGCTCATTAAAGGAAAGGCAAGCATCGGCTAATAGATTAATGCTTTCTAGAACATTATGGACCATTACGGGTTTATAAACATTCAGTTCAAAATTACCCTGTGTTCCCGCAAAGGCTACTGTGGCATCGTTACCAAAAACTTGAGCACAAACCATAGTCAGTGCCTCGCATTGTGTTGGATTTACTTTGCCAGGCATAATAGAAGATCCAGGTTCATTTTCAGGAATTAATAGCTCACCAATACCACAACGTGGACCGCTGGCCAACCATCGGACATCATTGGCTATTTTAAAAAGGGCGCCTGCCAATGTTCTCAATGCGGATGAGGTATTGACTAAGGCATCATGGGCAGCAAGTGAAAAGAATTTATTTTGGGATGATACAAAGGGTTGCTGCGTTAGATCTGCAATATTAGCAGCGCAACGATCACCAAATTGAGGGTGTGCATTTAAACCCGTTCCAACAGCAGTTCCGCCGATAGCAAGGCTATAGAGTCCGCGTAAAGCATATTTAATGGTGTCTAATGCAAAGTCAATTTGTGCAACCCAACCGCTTATTTCTTGGCCTAGCGTAATGGGGGTTGCATCTTGCAAGTGGGTACGTCCAGTTTTAACCACTTCTTTGTATTCAATGCTTTTTTTATGAAGAGTGTCTCTTAATTTACTGACATCGGGAAAGAGTCGATTAAAGAGCTCTAACACTACGGCTATATGCATGGCGGTAGGAAATGTGTCATTCGATGACTGTCCGCAGTTAACATGGTCATTAGGATGAACAACGCTCTTATCACCAATTTGTCCGCCTAATATTTCTACAGCACGATTAGCGATAACTTCGTTAGCATTCATATTCGATTGCGTGCCTGAACCGGTTTGAAAGATAACGAGTGGAAAGTTATCATTGAGTTTACCTGTAATCACTTCGTCGGCTGCTTTAGCAATAGCATCCGCAACATCCGGCGGAATTTCGCCAAGGTCTTTATTCGCTAAGGCGGCTGATTTTTTCAATAAACCCAGTGAGTGAATGATTGTTGGATGCATTTTAAAACGGTCAACACCTATTTTAAAGTTTAGCATTGAGCGCTCTGTTTGCGCCCCCCAGTACTTATCGGCAGGTACTTCAATTTCACCCATTGAGTCACGTTCTTTACGCATTCTAGTCATCATGATTTCCTTTTTTTATTAGTTTTTTCGTAGTTAATTTCGATACCCTTGATTAAAAAGGGTTCCTATTTCTTTATTTTTGTTTGTAACATCTTTTTGATTTGCCATCATACTAAAGATAGATTTTATCGCATTTGGTATCTCTTTATTCTGTTCTTGTTAAATAATCTGTAACATTTTTTTCACGATAATGGCTTTTAAAATATTGAAGTAGCACTATGTTATGCAAGATGGCTGGTTAATCTAGCTATATCCATAGTTAATTAGCATCGTTTTTTCTCTGGTGTTATAGTAGTCGACTTGATTTTTATTCTCAAAATGAGGCTGTTTTGGAAAATATATCTGTTCGTGGTGCGCGTACCCATAATCTTAAAAACATAGATTTAACTTTACCTCGTGATAAATTAATTGTCGTGACGGGATTGTCAGGGTCGGGTAAGTCGTCACTGGCGTTTGATACACTTTATGCAGAAGGGCAAAGACGTTATGTTGAGTCCTTATCTGCCTATGCGAGACAGTTTTTATCAATGATGGAGAAGCCCGATGTTGACTCCATTGAGGGGTTGTCGCCTGCCATTTCCATTGAGCAAAAATCCACCTCACATAATCCGCGATCAACTGTGGGAACGATTACAGAGATTTATGACTACTTACGTTTGCTATATGCTCGAGTAGGAACGCCTCATTGCCCTGAGCATGATGAACCATTAGAAGCGCAAACCGTAAGCCAAATGGTTGATCAGGTATTGGCGCTACCTGAGGGCAGCAAACTAATGCTACTGGCACCTATCATCAAAGAGCGTAAAGGTGAGCATCTGGCTGTATTTGAAGAAATGCGCGCCCAAGGGTTTGTTCGTGCTCGTGTGGATGGGCGACTTTATGAGCTAGACGAGCTCCCTAAACTGGATAAACAAAAAAAACACAG
Coding sequences within it:
- a CDS encoding outer membrane protein assembly factor BamE, with protein sequence MQKSKFILIGSLLISLLTLSGCFPSVYKIDIQQGNIITQDMVNQLRPGMNRAQVNYLMGTPLILDPFHANRWDYIYSIQPGGGTMHQENITLFFNENNQLVSLSGDFQPGKTREEEIQGGAEQTHRDNTTESTDDSLEGQIRDEVDNVKSVDVPQINTH
- the fur gene encoding ferric iron uptake transcriptional regulator, giving the protein MVENSELRKAGLKVTLPRVKILQLLDAAESRHMSAEDVYKSLMESGEDVGLATVYRVLTQFESAGLVVRHNFDGGHAVFELGDGDHHDHMVCVDTGEVIEFVDKEIEELQHTIAKRHGFDLVDHNLVLYVKKKEK
- a CDS encoding YbdD/YjiX family protein: MFGNLGKASKYLGQAARMMIGIPDYDNYVAHMKKNHPDKPVMTYEEFFKERQEARYGGKGKGGFRCC
- the yjiA gene encoding GTPase; the encoded protein is MAIPATILTGFLGSGKTTLLQHILKEQHGYKIAVIENEFGEVAVDTSLLGDRATNITTLSNGCICCSSQNELSDALYDLLDSIDDGSLSFDYLIIECTGMADPGPILQTFFSSEVLSERYLLDGVITLVDAVHAMQQLDQFSIAQAQVGYADRILITKTDVNPDTKALEQRLKQINIRAPQYKVIQGQIDLSLLFNIEGFILNDQLSSNTLIFNPVTPVQQAMAIQSFVIRLTKPLELSKISEFMDELLVTYGDQILRYKGLLAIQDDDRRLLFQGVQRLYSADWDKEWQADEKRESILVFIGLNLPEQEIRQGFDNL
- a CDS encoding protease inhibitor I42 family protein, with translation MNKQTVQEPFVINGETACQSINLRLNQQLTVRLKANPTTGYQWVLKQQPSFLKIINADVYQQDSHPEGMVGVGGQTTWSFQAQAKGSDALILIYQRPWEKEQVAETFECVINVN
- a CDS encoding DUF2628 domain-containing protein — encoded protein: MNDYKIFKSSSDSYEAVKQGWSWPAFFFDILWALIKQLWGVAAIIFVVTLLIVIFLTPSLQGLPDDQVINTMNNISFIIGTPLRIILGVFGNKLREQNLIKKNYVLVGNIASTSPAKAIEQYLNGNNSFLEM
- the lysS gene encoding lysine--tRNA ligase codes for the protein MTEQNTQQLDENKLIAQRKEKLAAIREKQPVAFPNDFRRNSYIADLLAFGEGKDKEALEADKKTIKIAGRLMLNRGAFMVIQDMTSRIQLYVDRKNLPEETLTDIKTWDLGDIIAAEGYLSRSNKGDLFIHLQNVRLLTKSLRPLPDKHHGLTDTEMRYRQRYVDLIVNEEVRHVFKTRSQVINHIRKFLTERDFMEVETPMLHSIPGGASAKPFQTHHNALDMDMFLRIAPELYLKRLVVGGFEKVFEVNRNFRNEGVSTRHNPEFTMIEWYQAYADYEDNMDLTEELFRELALAVLGTTDVPYQGKVFHFGEPFARLSVVDSILKYNPEITADDLRSVEKARAIAKKAGADVKGYEGLGKLQTMIFEELVEHKLEQPTFITRYPFEVSPLARRNDEDPTVTDRFELFIGGREIANAYSELNDAEDQAERFMQQVKEKDAGDDEAMHYDADFINALEYGMPPTTGEGIGIDRLVMLLTDSPSIRDVILFPHMRSLDK
- the prfB gene encoding peptide chain release factor 2 (programmed frameshift), which produces MEVNPIVNAIKDLTERTEAIRGYLDYDLKKDRLIEVTRELEDPNIWNNPEQAQSLGKERSQLEHIVTTLDEMSNGLADAHELLEMAVEENDETAVADIEKEVKRLTSTMEALEFRRMFSGEMDPNNAYLDIQSGSGGTEAQDWANMLLRMYLRWSDSHGFKSKIVELSEGEVAGIKSATIHIEGEYVFGWLRTEIGVHRLVRKSPFDSGNRRHTSFAAVFVSPEIDDNIEIDINPADLRIDTYRSSGAGGQHVNTTDSAVRITHIPTNTVVSCQNERSQHANKDYAMKMLRAKLYELEMQKRNAAAQALEDTKSDIGWGSQIRSYVLDQSRIKDLRTGVENTNCDAVLDGDLDKFIEASLKQGL
- the fumC gene encoding class II fumarate hydratase, with protein sequence MRKERDSMGEIEVPADKYWGAQTERSMLNFKIGVDRFKMHPTIIHSLGLLKKSAALANKDLGEIPPDVADAIAKAADEVITGKLNDNFPLVIFQTGSGTQSNMNANEVIANRAVEILGGQIGDKSVVHPNDHVNCGQSSNDTFPTAMHIAVVLELFNRLFPDVSKLRDTLHKKSIEYKEVVKTGRTHLQDATPITLGQEISGWVAQIDFALDTIKYALRGLYSLAIGGTAVGTGLNAHPQFGDRCAANIADLTQQPFVSSQNKFFSLAAHDALVNTSSALRTLAGALFKIANDVRWLASGPRCGIGELLIPENEPGSSIMPGKVNPTQCEALTMVCAQVFGNDATVAFAGTQGNFELNVYKPVMVHNVLESINLLADACLSFNEHCAVGIEPNLPVINKHLENNLMLVTALNKHIGYDKAALIAKTAHKENKSLKQVALELKLVSEKDFNEWVNPLAMTNLDRSQF